CCCAGCCTAGCGGCCCTGGCGCAGCCTGTGATCCCCGACACATGCCGCCAGCCCGACTTTCCAGTCGGAGCCACCTGGCGCCACCGATTTTCTCTCATTCACGTCTGACAGAGCGGAGGATGCACACGTCAACCACGTCACGACACTTTACATTCTCACCTTCATGAACCCATTGGAATACCGCTATTCCCTTGACCTGCCCCTTCCAGAAGCGTGGCATTGAATCCACTTTCTTCGTCCATTCCGATACGTGCCATGAGCCTCTCCGCCCCTGCGGGTGGAGATGCCGAAGCCATCCATCAGTGCCGGAGGTGCAGCCATGAACCACCGCCTGACCATCACCGCGTTCATGAGCCTGTTCCTGCTGGCGGTCCACGCCGCCGCCGTGGAGCCCAAGCCAAAGGGCGAACCCGCAGCCCAGGAGGGCATCCAGGTGCCCAAGCCCCCCTTTTCCGAGGGCGTTTTTCCCTGCACTGCCTGCCATGACGGCAAACAGTTGAAGGTGAACCCGCAGCGGCGCGACCTGGCCATGCATGACGAGATCAAACTGAACCACGGCCCCGAAAGCCGCTGGTGCCTGGACTGCCACGATGCCAACAACCGCGACAACCTGCACCTGGCCAGTGGCGAGAAGGTGCTGTTCACCGAATCCTACAAGCTCTGCGGCCAGTGCCACGGCGACAAATTCCGGGATTGGCGCGTGGGCATCCATGGCAAGCGCACCGGGAGCTGGAACGGCGCCAAGCAATATCTGCTCTGCGTCCACTGCCACAACCCGCATGCACCCCACTTCGCGCCCCTCAAACCCATGCCGCCCCCCACCCGGCCCGAGGCCATTCAGCTCAAGAAAGGGGGC
This sequence is a window from Geothrix sp. PMB-07. Protein-coding genes within it:
- a CDS encoding cytochrome c3 family protein — translated: MNHRLTITAFMSLFLLAVHAAAVEPKPKGEPAAQEGIQVPKPPFSEGVFPCTACHDGKQLKVNPQRRDLAMHDEIKLNHGPESRWCLDCHDANNRDNLHLASGEKVLFTESYKLCGQCHGDKFRDWRVGIHGKRTGSWNGAKQYLLCVHCHNPHAPHFAPLKPMPPPTRPEAIQLKKGGAL